Within Elizabethkingia sp. JS20170427COW, the genomic segment TTTTTTTAATAACCCATACCCTAAGTTAAATAAAATATTGTACAGTTTTATATCATATTCGTATTTTTTTGTTGTTATATTCCTTTGCGCAAAATGGATCGGGAACTTTGCGTTGATAATATAACTAGTAAATATTTTACGGTAGATTTGTTATCTCTAAGCTATCGAATAAAAATTAAAACTTGACTTTCTCATTTTTTTTCGCTAACTTCGATAAACTTCTTGCGAGCCTTCGCTCCGAAATCGTAACTTTCGGCAAAGTCTTCTTTGGAAGTTTAAAGCGTAATGTTTTATCGCTTCTAACAAATCTTTCCTTTAAAATACGCCACTACCCTATTTACGTACAAAAAACACTAATATTGGTATTAAAATTGCCGATAACGGAAAAAGTATTGGCGAAGGGCGGGCTAAATTTAACCGAAAGGTTCAATTTCGACCAACCGTAGCAGATGCTTTTCCAATGAAACTAAATTAATCAAAATAGTTGAATTGGAAAGCATATGCGGCTAAGTATTCCTGCTTTTCAATTCAACACCTTCGCCCCGCCTTTTGCAAATACTATGTTATCGGCAGTGCGAACTTTCCATTACGTATTAAATTGCTCGATTTGTAATTTTATTTGGTCTTTTTTATTAAATCCTTTTATTAAATTCCTTTTTTTATCAAATTCATAAAGTGAAAAATGTCCAATTTCGGTTAGAATTTTCACTTTTCCCGTTTCTTTATTAAATGCAATTAAGTAAGTGTTAATTTTTTGATTTTCTTCAATTATTTTTTGAAGAAAAATTTCTTCTGTATTTTCGATTTTGAAGTCATTAACATAACAATTGTTTAATTCGCTTGTCAACTTTTTGTCAATCAGTTTGAAAATATAAAGTTCGTCATCATATTCTGCAATATTCCAATAAAAATCATATAGTAATTTGTTTTCTTCAGTCTCTTCAATTGGTTCAAAATACTCTTTTACAATTTTATATTTTTGGTTTTCGAAAAGAATATCTTCCTTCGTTAAATTTTTATCCTTAATTCCAAATATTTTAGTTTTAATGAAGTCATAAGTGATAAATAATAGAGTAAAAACTATTAAAAAAATTGCAAATGGAACCATAAAAACTGAAAACAAAAAATTCAGAATTTTGTTCTTAAAATTGGGTTTTGGTAATTTGCTTATTATAATCTTTGATACCTTCATTTATACGCTTTTTCGACGCATTGCCGATAACGGTTCGGGGCTTTGCGAAGTGGCGGAAAATCGAAGCCGAAAGTTTCGATTTAGACGGAACGTAGCAAAAGCCAATTTTTATTTGCTAATTTATGAAAAAAAGCCAATAAAATTAGCTTTTGCGGATTAAAATGCACAAATTTTCAATTTAGACTTAACCCCGCCATTTTGCAAAACCCTTGTTAGCAGCAGAGCTATCTGTTTCCTTTCGCTCGGTTATGCGTTTTACAAAGCATTTCACAGTTTTTTATGTCGGTTGTTCCGTCTTTGCTCCACGCTGTAACGTGGTCGGCATCCATATCTTTTAAACTCCAAATTTTGGTTTTGTTGGCATCGTGTCCAATTGTGCAAAGTGAACAATTTGAAGTTCCGTTTTTCTCGGCTTCGTTGGTTTGTTTTGCGTAAACCGATTTTTTGGTTGCTTCGTCAAATACTCGAACGTCAAGCAATTTAAAATCAGTCGAACCGCCCAAAATAAATTCAAAAACACCTTTTCGGTTTTTTACATAACTGTCTGCATAAAGTTCTCGAACTTGTTCCGATACTTTTTGCGGATTGTACGGCTGTTTTCGATAAGTTTCATAAAGTCGTCCCCATTCTAAACCTCGCATTTCGGTTTCCACATCTGTAAAAACGGTTGAAGCCCAATCTATCACGCTGTTAAAGTAGTTTTTGAGTTCGTTTATGTTATCGTCGAAGCGATGTCGGCTCATATAATCATCGATCTGACCCTTACTGACCCAATCTAAAGCACGTTCTAAAAACTCTTGTCGGTTGGCACTTCCCGATACATAAGCACTCCATTTTTGAATATTTGCGTTTTGGCTGTTGCTAAATTCTTCTTTTCCAAGCGTAACAAACGGACCAGAATAAACAGCGTTTAAAAGTTCTTGATTGTTGAGCGGAACGCCTGCAATATTGATAGTTTTAAACCATTCTTTGATTTCGGGTTCTGTTCCCTCGCATTCGT encodes:
- a CDS encoding DUF262 domain-containing protein; the encoded protein is MKTTLQTEITIKDICDGFVYNELEGKGLFGLSGKLTIQPEYQRNYIYADGKRDVAVIESILNGYPLGLIYFNKINDDNLEVLDGQQRITSIGRFLTNKFAIKDENGMQQYFSSLATELQNKILHTKLLIYECEGTEPEIKEWFKTINIAGVPLNNQELLNAVYSGPFVTLGKEEFSNSQNANIQKWSAYVSGSANRQEFLERALDWVSKGQIDDYMSRHRFDDNINELKNYFNSVIDWASTVFTDVETEMRGLEWGRLYETYRKQPYNPQKVSEQVRELYADSYVKNRKGVFEFILGGSTDFKLLDVRVFDEATKKSVYAKQTNEAEKNGTSNCSLCTIGHDANKTKIWSLKDMDADHVTAWSKDGTTDIKNCEMLCKTHNRAKGNR